The DNA sequence GGCACTGGTGCACCCCGAAGCCGAAGGCCACATGGCGGCGGGCGTCGCGCCGGATGTCCAGCCGGTCGGGATCGGCGAACACCTCGGGGTCCCGGTTGGCGATGTCATTGGCCAGGATCAGCCCCTCGCCCGCCCGGATGACCTCCCCGGCGATCTCGATGTCCTCCGTCGCCACCCGGCGCCGCCCGCTGTGGGTGATGTGCAGATAGCGCAGCAGCTCCTCCACCGCCGAGGCGATCAGCCGGGGATCGTCGGTGTCGCGCAGCAGGGCGAGCTGTTCCGGGTGCTCGAACAGGGCGAGGGTGCCGAGGGCGATCATGTTGGCGGTGGTCTCATGGCCCGCGATCAGCAGCAGCACCCCCATCTGCGCCGCCTCCTCGCGGGACAGTTCGCCCGCCGTGACCCGCCCGGCCAGACCGGACAGCAGGTCGTCGACGGGGTGGGCGATCTTCTCGCCCATCAGGCCGTCCAGATAGCCGAGCAGGTTCCCGTGCGCGGCCGACCGCTGCTCGGGGGTGACGTTCCGATTGATGATGACCTTGCTGTTGGTCTGGAAGAAGTCGTGGTCGGCGTAGGGCACCCCGAGCAGCTGACAGATCACCAGCGAGGGCACCGGCAGGGCGAACGCCTCCACCAGGTCCACCGGGTTCGGACCGGCCAGCAGCCCGTCGATCAGCTCGTCCACGATCCGCTGCACGCCGGGGCGCATCGCCGCCACCCGCTTGATGGCGAACGGCGCCGTCACCATGCGCCGGAGCCGGGCGTGCTCGGGGTCGTCCTTGAGGATGAAACTGACCCCCGGACCGCCGGGCGGGAGCGGGGCCTGGCGGGGATAGCCGGGCCGGGTGACATCGGCGCTGACCCTCGGGTCGCCCAGCAGGGCCCGCTGATCGGCGTACCGGGTCACCAGCCACGGGGTGCTGCCGTCCCACAGGCGGACCTTCGCCAGCGGGCCCTGCCGCTGCTGGTCCCGCAGCGCCGGGGGCGGGTCGAACGGGCAGCCCGCCGCCCTGGCCATCGGAAACTCCGGGGCGTTGGCGGCGCGCTCGTCCACCGGGTGCACTGTGCTGGTCATCGCTGCCTCGATTCGGTTGCGGCGAGTGGTCGAAACCCCCGTTGAACCCCCGTTGAACGGTGTCCACGCAAGGACACCCCGTTGAGCGGAACCGCGATCAGTGGGTGACGGGCGCCAGCCACAGCCCGACGATCCCGTCGATCAGGCCGGTGGCGGCGTCGTGCCAGCTGGACCGGGGTGTGGCGGTGTGCTCGGCGAGCGCGCGTTCCCGCTCGGCGCACATGTGCAGGATCAGGTGGCGCGCCATGGCACCGCGCTCGACATGCACCTCGAGCGGCAGATCGGGCAGGCACCGGTTGAGTCCGTCGAGGGTCCGCCGCAGCGCCGGAGAGGCCAGGGACTCCTCGGCCATGATCTCGTGGAGCGCGGGATCGGTCATCACCTGGGCGCAGAACCGCGCGTACCAGGTCGGGCTGGGCAGTTCGGCCAGGTGCTGGAGGACCGGCCGCACCAGACAGGCCACCCAGTCCCGTACGTCGGTGGAGTCGCCGATCTCGTCCAGCAGCCGCTCGCGCACCCGCTCCACCTGCTGGGCGTGTCGGCGCGCGATCGCCCGCACCAGGTCGGCCTTGGTGCCGAAGTGGTAGCCGACCGCCGCGTTGTTGCCCTGGCCGGCGGCCCCGCTGACCTGGCGGTTGGAGACCGCGTACACCCCGCGCTCGGCGAACAGCCGCTCCGCCGTGGCCAGGATCGCCTCACGTGTGGCGTCGGCCCGTTCGTCCCGTACGGTCCTGCCCGCCATGGTCACCACCTCACCGGAAGCTCGCGCAACCCGCCCACGGCCAGGCCCTCCAGGCGGCGCAACTCACCTTCCGGAACGGCGAGTTCGAGGGTGGGCAGCCGGCGCAGCAGCACGTCCAGCACGGCCTGCAACTCGGTGCGGGCGAGCGCCTGGCCCAGACAGGAGTGGGCCCCGGCGCCGAACGCCAGATGGGGGTTGGGGCTGCGGTCGAGCGTCAGCTCGCCGGCGTCGTCGAAGGCGGTCTCGTCCCGGTTGGCCGCGGCCATGCTGCACACCACGGTGGTGCCGCGCGGCAGTACGGTGTCGGCCACCTCGGTGTCCTCGCCGATGTACCGGGGCATCCCGAACCCCGGGTTGGCGTCGAACCGCAGCGCCTCCTCCACCGCCGTGCGCACCAGCGAGCGGTCGGTGAGCAGCCGCTCCCAGTGGCGCCGGTCGGCCAGCAGCATGGCCAGCATCTTCCCGATCATGTTGGCCGTGGTCTCGTGCCCGGCGACCAGCAGGGCCTGGCCGGTGGCCACCAGCTCCGGGTCGGACATCCGGTGGCCGCCGGGGTCGGTGGCCGTGATGAGCTCACTGAGCAGATCGTCGCCCGGCGCGGTCCGCTTGGCGGCGGCATGGGCGGCCATGTAGTCGACGAACTCGGCCTGCGCGGCGTCGACTTCGGCCTGCCGGTACCGGGTGAGGTTGAGCAGGGTGTCGGACCAGTGGGCGAACCGGTCGCGGTCGGTGTCGGGGACGCCCAGCAGATCGCAGATCACCCACACCGGCAGGGGGAAGGCCAGGTGGGCCTTGAGGTCGGCGGGGTGGCCGTGATCCAGCATGCCGTCGACGAGCCGCTCGGCCATCGCCTCGATCCCCGGCCGCAGCGCGTTCATGCGCTTGGCCGTGAACCATCTGGCCACCATCCGGCGCCATCGCTGATGGCCCTCGCCGCCCTGCGGGAGCGACCGCGCCATCGAGCTGTTGAACACCCCGCCCGAGTCGCTGTCGGTGAGGCGGGCCGCGTCGTCGGCGTTCAGCAGCCGGGTGAACCTCGGATCGGACAGCACCTGCCGGACGTCCTGGTAGCGGGTCAGCAGCGTGGCCTCGTCCCCGCTGGGCAGGGCCACCTTCGCCACCGGACACCGCTGCCGCAGCCGGGCCCACTCGGCGGGCGGCCCCAGGGCCGTATCGCTGGGAATCGGATAGCTCAGCGGCTGCCGGCCGTCTCCTCGAGCCACGACGCTCTCCCTCGGTCCGGGGTGGTCATCGACAAGATCAGGCAACCCCATGGGCTACCTTAAGTCAAGCGACTGTTTTAAATTCCCCTCCATCGTTCACGCGAAAGGCTCCGCCGTGCCTGAAAACCCCACCCCGCCCGCCGACGCCGGGGCGCCCGGCGGCACCGCCCCGCGCCCGCCGCGCACCAACCTCGTCGTCGGGGTGCTGGCCCTCGCGGGCATCGTGGTGTCGCTGATGCAGACCCTGGTGATCCCGCTGATCCCGGAACTTCCCGAACTTCTGGACGCCTCGCCGTCGGACACCACCTGGGCCGTGACCGCCACCCTGCTCGCGGGCGCCGTGGTGACCCCGGTGACGGGACGGCTCGGCGACATGTACGGCAAGCGGCGCATGCTGCTGATCAGCCTGGTCATGCTGGTGGCCGGATCGGCCGTCGGCGGCCTCAGCGACTCCCTGGCCCCCATGGTCGCCGGGCGCGCCCTCCAGGGCCTGGCGGCCGGTGTGGTGCCGCTGGGCATCAGCATCATGCGCGACGAACTGCCGGCCGAACGGCTCGGCGCGGCCACCGCGCTGATGAGCGCCTCACTGGGCGTGGGCGGCGCCCTGGGCCTGCCCGCCGCCGCGTTCCTGGCCGAACGCGCCGACTGGCATGTGCTGTTCTGGACCGCGGCGGGACTCGGTGCGGTGGCGACCGCGCTCGTGGCGATGTGTGTGCCGGAATCCGCGGTACGCACCGGCGGACGGTTCGACGTGGTGGGCGCGGTGGGACTGTCGACCGCTCTGGTGTGCCTGCTGCTGGCGATCTCCAAGGGCGCCGACTGGGGCTGGACCAGCGGCCTGACCGGCGGTCTGTTCGCCGTGTCCGCCCTCGCCCTGGTGGTGTGGGGCCGGTGGGAGCTGCGCACCGAGCGGCCGCTGGTGGATCTGCGCACCACCGCGCGGCGCCAGGTCCTGCTCACCAACGCCGCCTCCGCCGTGTTCGGCTTCTCGATGTTCGCGATGTCGCTGCTGCTTCCGCAGCTGCTCCAGCTGCCGAAGGCCACCGGCTACGGACTCGGGCGGTCGATGATGACCGTCGGCCTGGTCATGGCACCGTCGGGCCTGGTGATGATGGCCATGGCACCGCTGTCCGCCCGTATCTCCAAGACGGCCGGCCCCAAGGTGACCCTGATGCTCGGCGCCACCGTGGTCACCGTCGGCTACGGTCTCAACATCGTGCTGATGTCCGCCGTCTGGCAACTGGTGCTCGTCTCCAGCGTCATCGGTGCCGGTATCGGACTGGCCTACGGCGCCATGCCCGCACTCGTCATGGCGGCCGTGCCGGTGTCGGAGACCGCCGCCGCCAACAGCCTCAACACCCTGATGCGGTCCATCGGCACCTCCATCTCCAGCGCGGTGGCGGGTGTCGCGCTGGCCCAGCTGACCATCACCTACGGCTCGGTCACCCTCCCGTCCCAGGACGGTTTCCGCGTGGTCATGGCCATCGGCGCGGGCGCCGCGCTGATCGCCCTCGTACTGGCCGCCTTCCTGCCCGGCCGGCCCGCCCCCGCCGCCCCCGAGCAGGCCCAGGGGCGCGCGGAGCGCCGGCCGGCCGCCGTCTGACGCGCCGGCGTCATGGACCAGCGGGGCGATCCGGACGCGGCCGGCGATGCGCTCGGCGCACCGGGACCGCGCATGACGCCGCGGCCGGTGACCGGAAGCGGTCACCGGCCGCGGACCTGCCTCACACGCGCAGCCCCGAGGGGCACGCCCAATGCGTCGGCGACGGTTGCACCTGCCAGCATCAGCCCGTTGGCGACCGTCAGACGAAATGACCAGCAACACAACAGCCCCCGTCGAAATCATCCGGCGGAGGCTTTTTGGGTTTCAGGACGCCAGACCGGACCGCTTCGCCATGGCCAACAGCTCCGGTCGGCTGCGCTGGTGGAGCGTCCACAGCACGCGCA is a window from the Streptomyces luomodiensis genome containing:
- a CDS encoding cytochrome P450, with the translated sequence MTSTVHPVDERAANAPEFPMARAAGCPFDPPPALRDQQRQGPLAKVRLWDGSTPWLVTRYADQRALLGDPRVSADVTRPGYPRQAPLPPGGPGVSFILKDDPEHARLRRMVTAPFAIKRVAAMRPGVQRIVDELIDGLLAGPNPVDLVEAFALPVPSLVICQLLGVPYADHDFFQTNSKVIINRNVTPEQRSAAHGNLLGYLDGLMGEKIAHPVDDLLSGLAGRVTAGELSREEAAQMGVLLLIAGHETTANMIALGTLALFEHPEQLALLRDTDDPRLIASAVEELLRYLHITHSGRRRVATEDIEIAGEVIRAGEGLILANDIANRDPEVFADPDRLDIRRDARRHVAFGFGVHQCLGQPLARMELQVVYGTLYRRIPTLRPAMELERIPFKHDGSVYGVYELPVTW
- a CDS encoding TetR/AcrR family transcriptional regulator, whose translation is MAGRTVRDERADATREAILATAERLFAERGVYAVSNRQVSGAAGQGNNAAVGYHFGTKADLVRAIARRHAQQVERVRERLLDEIGDSTDVRDWVACLVRPVLQHLAELPSPTWYARFCAQVMTDPALHEIMAEESLASPALRRTLDGLNRCLPDLPLEVHVERGAMARHLILHMCAERERALAEHTATPRSSWHDAATGLIDGIVGLWLAPVTH
- a CDS encoding cytochrome P450, with the protein product MARGDGRQPLSYPIPSDTALGPPAEWARLRQRCPVAKVALPSGDEATLLTRYQDVRQVLSDPRFTRLLNADDAARLTDSDSGGVFNSSMARSLPQGGEGHQRWRRMVARWFTAKRMNALRPGIEAMAERLVDGMLDHGHPADLKAHLAFPLPVWVICDLLGVPDTDRDRFAHWSDTLLNLTRYRQAEVDAAQAEFVDYMAAHAAAKRTAPGDDLLSELITATDPGGHRMSDPELVATGQALLVAGHETTANMIGKMLAMLLADRRHWERLLTDRSLVRTAVEEALRFDANPGFGMPRYIGEDTEVADTVLPRGTTVVCSMAAANRDETAFDDAGELTLDRSPNPHLAFGAGAHSCLGQALARTELQAVLDVLLRRLPTLELAVPEGELRRLEGLAVGGLRELPVRW
- a CDS encoding MFS transporter, encoding MGYLKSSDCFKFPSIVHAKGSAVPENPTPPADAGAPGGTAPRPPRTNLVVGVLALAGIVVSLMQTLVIPLIPELPELLDASPSDTTWAVTATLLAGAVVTPVTGRLGDMYGKRRMLLISLVMLVAGSAVGGLSDSLAPMVAGRALQGLAAGVVPLGISIMRDELPAERLGAATALMSASLGVGGALGLPAAAFLAERADWHVLFWTAAGLGAVATALVAMCVPESAVRTGGRFDVVGAVGLSTALVCLLLAISKGADWGWTSGLTGGLFAVSALALVVWGRWELRTERPLVDLRTTARRQVLLTNAASAVFGFSMFAMSLLLPQLLQLPKATGYGLGRSMMTVGLVMAPSGLVMMAMAPLSARISKTAGPKVTLMLGATVVTVGYGLNIVLMSAVWQLVLVSSVIGAGIGLAYGAMPALVMAAVPVSETAAANSLNTLMRSIGTSISSAVAGVALAQLTITYGSVTLPSQDGFRVVMAIGAGAALIALVLAAFLPGRPAPAAPEQAQGRAERRPAAV